From the Helicoverpa zea isolate HzStark_Cry1AcR chromosome 26, ilHelZeax1.1, whole genome shotgun sequence genome, one window contains:
- the LOC124642977 gene encoding uncharacterized protein LOC124642977, which yields MAPLTPVTLSGDNLGQRHRHLNSLVREAHESGAKFPDVEALPELSPLDRLFKIDLAVKLQHVHYIIHNLKHDDMLYVSRALRATWLVHHQDIINPKHLEHVLFPEMVAPAVTRMKHWLYINLREPAMCQQFYQHYKPDSFDYAIKFLNHCNQDFILEEVPNILAKISCHYLKVLCEKCPRVAKIYFDALATDDDVKARYLAQEKAYYNSVKCVLKSDADVFLDITEKYFNMNSFSRLSPSATDYIVSCHKARLWNKLELYAAYILHIPSLAARLSVEECQAVVLQLARASYLQYRFSYKAVEPLIKRLSPDKRAAFKKRVFVEKDVGESVPDWPYPTPEPPPLVDSDPNVFDDEDLRPVCRMNDMMFPEALRMGMSMKCAAYACRAEYAEDYECIIRVKTDLDRLFDEFRFSSFDRTLHELSQRLGATGSADRRRDIFLVLVSKSGGRTDAVTALLQLAVRHINEPSHSRASILRSLVKRANVWRLPADVWQLLLEFGHGLGFDGGPPEAACREGLHAVVIRQLLAGECKQAVRVAFLNDFSTLTEYSLKKDERERVTVGLQNMLAASAAEAEPKVAAERLGQLLDVLKTYRVRVKSNSPVVEAVVALAKRDADLARPLLERLYNAHIARRELLRHNMEFRRDEAALVNSLRHDPSALEVKQVVDILSDRKTRFNKFASKLVVYYDQKHDVTALLRIALKEKMMNEDGKEQNITLARVLASILGANLQATIHECDAEGKDRVRLAAALRACAHRARPAINLAEWGWRKAGVKAVATLAMRCREAERASLTRALAAERRTVRVALALSMRSAGGAVLDTFAAAVKLRPAVALRVALLYFRRAGAGADFRVWDTVKPLLSSIDLAPRERLRRLLRNTDWLPSCIKPDYCVTLYFPLKKVSYSGADRILIEIAKLLPDSGESVEKILLEMLDNTDTHVPAVPFPGLYIRYLMLSKSDEDLEKRFTTIGNRLLEQLEALRCKGNKGIGEDSDFKYRLVQIFESLKYNAAFLNTDYPCCLSVVERILTWMRTFMPKQEYFDKYVQVHLTMLYYRAVRQSMKQMPDVFADAKRKKSEGVEAVGFVLGRYIVKEVAQLVETYFDSIIELYSGALANYLDNQFRFGYSRSRFNGAVLKGMLAEGKDSQRRIVVYVLRNCQYDVDKEMTKEIKEQLKNDKVNEIFVQALIDD from the coding sequence ATGGCGCCACTTACACCAGTCACGTTGTCTGGCGACAACCTGGGCCAACGTCACCGACACCTCAACAGCTTAGTGCGCGAGGCTCATGAGAGCGGAGCCAAGTTCCCTGATGTGGAGGCTCTGCCCGAACTGTCTCCGCTCGACCGACTCTTCAAGATAGACCTCGCCGTCAAACTGCAACATGTGcactacataatacataaccTGAAACACGACGACATGCTGTACGTGAGCAGAGCCCTGAGAGCGACCTGGCTAGTACACCACCAGGACATCATTAACCCCAAACACTTGGAACACGTTCTCTTCCCAGAGATGGTGGCGCCGGCGGTCACCAGAATGAAACACTGGCTCTACATCAACCTGCGAGAGCCAGCAATGTGCCAGCAGTTCTATCAGCACTACAAACCGGATTCCTTTGACTATGCCATAAAGTTCCTTAACCACTGCAACCAAGACTTCATACTGGAGGAGGTTCCCAACATACTGGCAAAGATATCCTGTCATTATTTGAAGGTACTGTGTGAGAAATGTCCTCGAGTTGCTAAAATATACTTTGATGCGTTGGCGACGGATGATGATGTGAAAGCGCGCTATCTCGCACAAGAGAAGGCCTACTACAACAGCGTGAAGTGCGTGCTGAAGTCGGACGCCGATGTGTTCCTCGACATCACGGAGAAGTATTTCAACATGAACAGCTTCAGTCGCCTCAGTCCATCGGCGACAGACTACATCGTGAGCTGTCACAAAGCTAGATTGTGGAACAAGTTGGAGCTGTATGCGGCGTATATCCTGCACATCCCGAGCCTCGCCGCTCGGCTCAGTGTCGAGGAGTGTCAGGCAGTAGTGCTGCAGCTCGCTCGGGCAAGCTACCTGCAGTATAGGTTTAGTTATAAGGCCGTGGAGCCGCTGATCAAGCGACTCAGTCCCGACAAGAGAGCCGCATTCAAGAAACGAGTGTTCGTGGAGAAGGATGTGGGAGAGTCTGTGCCGGACTGGCCGTATCCCACGCCGGAGCCCCCACCGCTGGTCGACTCTGATCCCAATGTCTTCGATGACGAAGACTTAAGGCCAGTCTGTAGAATGAACGATATGATGTTCCCAGAAGCACTACGAATGGGAATGTCAATGAAATGTGCTGCCTATGCATGCCGAGCAGAGTATGCTGAAGACTACGAATGTATAATACGAGTGAAAACCGATTTGGATCGCCTGTTCGATGAATTTCGTTTTAGTAGTTTTGATCGTACTTTGCATGAGTTAAGTCAGCGACTGGGTGCGACCGGTTCGGCAGACAGGCGGCGCGATATTTTCCTTGTGTTGGTCAGCAAAAGCGGAGGTCGTACTGATGCGGTGACGGCGCTGCTGCAGCTCGCCGTGCGTCACATCAATGAGCCGTCACACTCGCGCGCCTCTATACTGCGCAGTCTCGTGAAGCGCGCCAACGTGTGGCGTCTGCCTGCTGACGTCTGGCAACTTTTGCTGGAGTTCGGCCATGGTCTCGGATTCGACGGCGGACCTCCCGAAGCTGCGTGCCGTGAGGGGCTGCATGCCGTTGTGATTCGCCAATTACTAGCTGGCGAATGTAAACAAGCTGTCCGCGTCGCATTTTTGAACGACTTTTCCACGCTGACAGAATATTCCCTGAAGAAGGACGAACGAGAGCGTGTTACCGTCGGTCTTCAGAACATGTTAGCAGCTTCAGCTGCAGAAGCAGAACCAAAAGTAGCCGCAGAACGGCTCGGTCAGCTGCTAGATGTCTTGAAAACATACCGCGTTCGCGTGAAGTCCAATTCGCCAGTGGTGGAAGCAGTGGTAGCGTTAGCCAAGCGGGATGCGGACCTAGCGCGTCCATTACTAGAACGTCTTTATAACGCTCACATTGCGAGGCGCGAACTACTGCGACATAACATGGAGTTCAGACGAGACGAAGCAGCACTGGTGAACTCTCTGAGACATGATCCGTCTGCTCTCGAAGTGAAACAAGTTGTGGATATATTGTCGGATCGTAAGACTAGGTTCAATAAATTTGCCTCAAAACTAGTTGTATACTATGATCAGAAACATGACGTTACGGCGTTGCTCCGCATCGCATTAAAAGAGAAGATGATGAATGAAGATGGAAAAGAACAGAATATAACGTTGGCACGTGTGCTGGCAAGTATACTGGGAGCTAACTTGCAGGCGACAATACATGAGTGTGACGCTGAGGGCAAGGACCGTGTGAGGCTCGCGGCAGCGCTAAGGGCGTGCGCACACCGCGCCCGGCCTGCCATCAACTTGGCGGAGTGGGGCTGGCGCAAGGCTGGTGTGAAAGCTGTCGCGACGCTCGCGATGCGCTGTCGGGAAGCAGAGAGAGCCTCGCTAACTCGTGCGCTAGCGGCCGAGCGGCGCACGGTGAGAGTAGCCTTAGCGCTCAGCATGCGCTCTGCGGGCGGCGCAGTGCTCGACACTTTCGCGGCAGCAGTCAAGCTGCGGCCGGCAGTCGCGCTGCGAGTAGCGTTGCTGTACTTCCGACGCGCAGGAGCTGGCGCTGACTTCAGGGTGTGGGATACGGTCAAACCCCTGCTCTCCAGTATCGACCTGGCACCACGCGAGAGGCTCCGTCGATTACTTAGAAACACTGACTGGCTGCCTTCCTGTATCAAACCCGACTACTGCGttactttatattttccacTGAAGAAAGTATCTTATTCTGGCGCCGACCGAATACTCATTGAAATCGCTAAACTTCTCCCCGACAGCGGCGAGTCCGTCGAAAAGATATTGCTTGAGATGCTCGACAATACTGACACACATGTtccggcggtacccttccctgGACTTTATATCAGGTACTTGATGCTCTCCAAGAGTGATGAGGACTTGGAAAAAAGATTCACGACGATAGGAAATAGATTATTAGAACAGTTGGAGGCTCTGCGTTGTAAAGGAAACAAGGGGATAGGTGAGGACTCCGATTTCAAGTACAGACTGGTTCAGATTTTTGAAAGCTTAAAATATAACGCCGCGTTCTTAAACACTGACTACCCATGTTGTTTGTCAGTCGTAGAGAGGATCTTAACCTGGATGAGGACATTCATGCCGAAACAGGAATACTTCGACAAGTACGTGCAGGTGCATCTGACAATGTTGTACTATAGAGCGGTGAGGCAGAGCATGAAACAGATGCCGGACGTGTTCGCTGATGCGAAGCGGAAGAAGTCGGAGGGCGTGGAGGCTGTGGGCTTCGTCCTCGGGAGGTACATAGTGAAGGAGGTGGCCCAGCTTGTGGAAACATACTTCGACTCCATAATAGAGCTGTATTCTGGTGCTCTGGCCAATTACTTGGATAATCAATTTAGGTTCGGTTATTCAAGGTCGAGGTTTAATGGGGCCGTTTTGAAGGGCATGTTGGCAGAGGGGAAGGACAGTCAGCGAAGAATTGTCGTCTACGTGCTGAGGAACTGTCAATACGATGTGGACAAAGAGATGACAAAAGAGATAAAAGAGCAGCTGAAGAACGATAAAGTTAATGAAATATTT